In one Sphingomonas sp. S1-29 genomic region, the following are encoded:
- a CDS encoding amidase family protein, which produces MTSTPPLTAHATAAAIRAGTTTAREQALAAIARIETLDPEINAVPVRDFDRALAAADAADARLAAGDTAPLLGVPMTVKEAFDIAGLPTHWGFAEHRNNVATTDAHAVARLKAAGAIILGKSNVPKGLGDWQSVNSIHGRTNHPLDPARTSGGSSGGGAAAVAAGMVPIELGSDVGGSIRVPAHFCGIWGHKPSWNAISSDGHRYPGTDGTETVLGVIGPLARDPQDLALMIDLLATLPLPRPAARTRRVLVLAQHPETRTAHAVVEGVERAAAALARAGVEVVRHSDLLPDLSRQHSAYGDLLNVTFARSNPALHHTLPSLLKWLSMLDAQARSTRAWGALFGEFDAVIAPPAATQAFAHDHSPLADRTLAIDGTPGPYDAHLAWAGLATYPGLPATCMPVGLIDGLPTGVQVITELHQDHRAIEIAALIAQHLSPSPQGAIA; this is translated from the coding sequence ATGACCAGCACCCCGCCCCTCACCGCCCACGCCACCGCCGCCGCGATCCGCGCCGGCACCACCACCGCGCGTGAACAAGCCCTCGCCGCGATCGCGCGGATCGAAACGCTCGATCCGGAGATCAACGCGGTGCCGGTGCGTGATTTCGATCGCGCGCTTGCCGCCGCCGACGCCGCCGATGCGCGGCTGGCCGCGGGCGATACCGCGCCGCTGCTCGGCGTGCCGATGACGGTGAAAGAGGCGTTCGATATTGCCGGCCTGCCCACCCATTGGGGCTTTGCCGAGCATCGCAACAACGTCGCCACCACCGACGCGCATGCCGTCGCTCGCCTGAAGGCGGCGGGCGCGATCATTTTGGGCAAATCCAACGTGCCCAAGGGGCTGGGCGACTGGCAATCGGTCAATTCGATCCACGGCCGCACCAATCATCCGCTCGATCCCGCGCGCACCTCCGGTGGCAGCTCGGGCGGCGGCGCCGCGGCGGTGGCGGCGGGGATGGTGCCGATCGAGCTTGGCAGCGACGTCGGCGGCTCGATCCGGGTGCCCGCGCATTTCTGCGGCATATGGGGGCACAAGCCGAGCTGGAACGCGATTTCGTCCGACGGCCATCGCTATCCGGGCACCGATGGTACCGAAACCGTGCTCGGCGTGATCGGCCCGCTGGCGCGTGATCCGCAGGACCTGGCGCTGATGATCGACCTGCTCGCCACGCTGCCACTGCCGCGCCCGGCGGCGCGCACACGGCGCGTACTGGTCCTCGCCCAGCATCCCGAAACCCGCACCGCGCATGCGGTGGTCGAGGGTGTCGAGCGCGCCGCAGCGGCGCTTGCCCGCGCCGGTGTCGAGGTCGTTCGCCACAGCGATCTGCTCCCCGATCTATCGCGCCAGCATAGCGCCTATGGCGATCTGCTGAACGTCACCTTCGCGCGCAGCAATCCCGCGCTGCACCACACGCTGCCGTCGTTGCTGAAATGGCTCAGCATGCTCGATGCACAGGCGCGCAGCACTCGCGCCTGGGGCGCGCTGTTCGGTGAGTTCGACGCGGTGATCGCGCCGCCCGCCGCGACCCAGGCATTCGCGCATGACCACAGCCCGCTTGCCGACCGCACGCTCGCCATTGACGGCACCCCCGGCCCTTATGACGCGCATCTCGCCTGGGCCGGCCTCGCCACCTATCCCGGCCTGCCCGCGACCTGCATGCCGGTCGGGCTGATCGACGGGCTGCCCACCGGGGTGCAGGTCATCACCGAGCTTCACCAGGATCATCGCGCGATCGAAATTGCCGCGCTGATCGCCCAGCATCTTTCCCCGTCTCCACAAGGAGCAATCGCATGA